TAGAGAGTTTTGATCTTTGGGAGGAAAAACTTGGCGTTCACACTTACACCGTAGCGTCAGTATACGCAGGATTAAAGGCTGCTAGTAATTTTGCTAACGTTCTAGGCGATGAAGAGAACGCTAAAAAGTGGAACGATGTTGCAGAAGAAGTAAAGAATTCATTAAAGACTTACATGTTTGATAAAGAAAGGGGAATATTTTACAAATTTATTAATATAGATGACGGTAAGGTAACTTCTGTAGATAAGACTGTAGAATCTAGTATTTTAGGAATAATTACTTTTGACGTTTTTGACGTTAATGATCCGGTTGTTGATAGTAGCGTTAATGAGGTTATGAAAAAGCTGTGGGTTAAGAACGTAGGCGGATTAGCTAGGTATGAGAATGATTATTACCAAAGAGTTGAAGGGAATTATAACGAAATTCCAGGGAATCCTTGGATAATAACTACAATATGGTTAGCTCAGTATTACATTAAGAAGAAAGATATATCAAAAGCAAAGGAATTGTTAACCTGGTCTGAAAAGCATTCGTTCTCAGGGTTATTGCCAGAGCAGTTAAATCCTTTTAACGGAGAACCTCTTTCGGTAATGCCATTATTATGGTCTCATGCAGAATACCTTAAAACTTACTTAATGATAAAACAGTTTAACTAACAAAATCTATAATGTTTGAAAAATAATATATAAAAAGTAGTTTTTAACAATAACTAAAGTTAATAATAGTTTGACAGTTTAAATTATAAAGATCTTAGATAGACTCAAGCTTAGCATTCACGAACTCCATATATTTCTAACTTTTTCGACAAGTTCCTTTACTCTATTCTCTTCCAACGGAAACATTGGAGGTCTAGGTAATCCTACGTCATAGCCTTGAAGTTCCCTCACCAAGTAATACATTGAGGAAATCTTACCGTAAGGTATCGTAGTTTCGTCAATCTTATCAATTTTTAGTTGAAGTTCTACGGCCTTCTTCACATCTCCTGCCTTTACATATTCTCTCAATTGAGAGAATAACTCAGGCATATAATTACCTGCACCTACTACTGTGCCGTCTAGGACACTAAAAGAAGCAATTGCAAGGTTCTCCAGTCCGTTATAAGTCTTTATTCCCAATTCTTTATATTTTATTGTGTGGGCAAAATCAGGGTTCGTGTCCTTAACTCCTGCTATACAGCCAATTTCCTTAACTAGATTTACGTCAACGTCTTTTCCGGTAGCTCCCGGATAGTTGTAAAGGTAAACAGAATGTTTACTAACTTCGCATATTTCCTTAAAGTATTTTACTATAAATTCCTTT
This genomic interval from Acidianus sp. HS-5 contains the following:
- a CDS encoding bifunctional 2-dehydro-3-deoxy-phosphogluconate/2-dehydro-3-deoxy-6-phosphogalactonate aldolase; translation: MDIIVPILTPFNEKGEIDGEKVKTHVENLLKKGIDVIFVNGTTGVGPALSKDEKKKMLDLALDVTNKVIFQVGSLNMNEVLDLVKYANERDMIAVASYPPYYFSIPKEFIVKYFKEICEVSKHSVYLYNYPGATGKDVDVNLVKEIGCIAGVKDTNPDFAHTIKYKELGIKTYNGLENLAIASFSVLDGTVVGAGNYMPELFSQLREYVKAGDVKKAVELQLKIDKIDETTIPYGKISSMYYLVRELQGYDVGLPRPPMFPLEENRVKELVEKVRNIWSS